The sequence cgATTGTTCACTGTCAATATTACtacaaaaaagaaatgcaaaaAATGCTTTTTCGTGGAAGTTAAACATCTTTGAAAACATTAAAAGTGCAAAgtgaaatagaataaatataaatataattatgaaaataatgaattaacGAAATCACAAAAATCTTAGAATCGAAATACAAATTATGTTGGCCGTATTGTTGCTGCTGATGATACGTGATGAAATTGTACGAATTGCTATTAACTTTTAGACTATCTTCTTTTAGATATGCTAATGTTACATGTTGCATTTGTGGTACCATTTAGTTAAGGAcactaaaaaaaaatgtcaatCCTGAAATTTATTCGATAAAAATCATCTAAAATAAATTGGACTTTATATCGCATGTACCATCGTACACAATTCTATTAAATTCCACCATTAATTCGACgtttttaattgtttcaaaatttgttgtGTAATCAATTTAGTAGCCTCGCTAGCATTAGGAATAAGAAACTTATCCATATCTGAAATAACTGTGTCATTATACTGTGTGGTACCATATTTAAATGTAATCAAATCTGAATGTCTTTTTCTAGATGTTATTTTAACAATACTCGTTAACGGACGTTTAACAATTACGTGCGCTGCACCCTTCCGTTCTTGTATTTCTCGAAGTACTATAAGATGAGTGTCAGTAACTAAAAGTAtactgaaaaataaatcaaaatattacACGAGAAAGCACATTTCTTCAAATATAatcttatattttatattcaaataCTTACCTATCACAGAGATCTCCATTAACTTTCACTTCTTGACATTTAAAGGAATGTAACAATTTTGGATCCTTCATCCATTGTTGAATCGATACTACTTCAATCGGTTCCTCACTTTCATTATTCGTCATTGTCATATCTACAATTatgatatgaaataaatatttacttgGAATCATAGACATAGCAAATACATAGAAATTAAAACCTACCCAATTCTTGATCATCGTCTATACTAAATACTGGACCTGTTTTTCTTTGTCGTTTAATATACTCTAAATCTTTGCTATTTCTATTCTCCATGTTACTATGTACACTTGCCGATGGATTAACAATATAATCGAATAACTTTCCTTTTACTTTCTTGATCTTCCCAAGAAAATcagaattattattcttaacCTTGACAGGGCTTGTTTCGTTTGAATTTGTCTCGGATATATTAGCATTGCACACTAAACAATGTTGCGAATTATGATCAATAAGACTAGAAACAACTTCATCGCCAAAATATTCGTGTATAGCTAAAACAATAGCGTTAAGAATGAAGATATCATTTTTTACTAGTCAtctaattttaaatagaattttcccTTACCTTGATATCCCGATGTAACCATACTAACATACTGCGTATGCTTTTGTAAAAAGGACGCAACTACCATATGCGTATAACGATCTTCCTCTTGTCTACCGCTTCCTAAGAAACAAAGATGTTCTCCGCCAGCTTGTGACCCAACAGCAAGTGCTTGTCGTTGAGCCTGCAACAATCCTTGCACTGCCGTGGCAAAAGCAGCGGGTTCTTGGAGCATCTGAAATAGCATTCCAATAGATTAATACGCAAATACTAATAGAGAAAGACAAACGGAAACGTACCAAATTGCAATCTAAATGAAACGCGGTTGGCAGATGTCCTGCATTATATTGCTCTGCAGGCCTACAGTCCACTAAAAAAAATCTAACAGACTCAACCGAGGTATTAGGTACGGACGGACTTTCGATAGAATTTTCAACTAATTCTTGGGCAGATACTGGTAAGCAAAGTGCATGCGATATATACTTCTCATCGAAACTTTCACCGAACATAACAGGATATAAATCGTGTTTGAAAGACGATGGTGTCTTCATTGCATAATACTGTGCTAACGAACAAAAATCTGTTACATCTTCTGCTTCCAAAGCGCAAGGTAAAGCAGCAAT comes from Osmia bicornis bicornis chromosome 4, iOsmBic2.1, whole genome shotgun sequence and encodes:
- the LOC114879581 gene encoding TBC1 domain family member 23, producing the protein MALQEDENTWVLELEAALLDTEAPSASDIYAICKGQAVPINLRPDVWQACLDVIDRGNQLNHFNEVFDLPEQNIIRDDCQQLVAKLGNDDEDKVSVVSDLESILTFYCKSKRKQYERGNGWIELLGPLIALKLPRSPTYNLFEAIIDIYIPRGETYSSVLRLLLLYHEPELCSFLDTKRVSPDQYTKGWVTTLFAGVCSLPAVCTMWDLYFMQADPFFMLFLSLIMVINAREQILSMKDNDKQSIIDAIAALPCALEAEDVTDFCSLAQYYAMKTPSSFKHDLYPVMFGESFDEKYISHALCLPVSAQELVENSIESPSVPNTSVESVRFFLVDCRPAEQYNAGHLPTAFHLDCNLMLQEPAAFATAVQGLLQAQRQALAVGSQAGGEHLCFLGSGRQEEDRYTHMVVASFLQKHTQYVSMVTSGYQAIHEYFGDEVVSSLIDHNSQHCLVCNANISETNSNETSPVKVKNNNSDFLGKIKKVKGKLFDYIVNPSASVHSNMENRNSKDLEYIKRQRKTGPVFSIDDDQELDMTMTNNESEEPIEVVSIQQWMKDPKLLHSFKCQEVKVNGDLCDSILLVTDTHLIVLREIQERKGAAHVIVKRPLTSIVKITSRKRHSDLITFKYGTTQYNDTVISDMDKFLIPNASEATKLITQQILKQLKTSN